TTCAGTCTCACGAAAATGGCGCCGCCTTTAATATTGCGCATCGTAATGCCTGAAAACGTGATCCGCTGCACCGTTGCGCCATCGGCTGTCATCATACTGATCGCATCCACGCGGGTATCGTAAACCACACAATTGGAAACGGTAATGTCTTCCATGGTCCCGCTGGTTTCGGTGCCGATCTTGATGCCCGACGCATTGGAGCTGACAATGCAATTGGTGATCGTGATATCGCGGCAGGCTTCATCCGGCGAAAAACTTTTGAGGCAGATCGCGTCATCTCCGGAACTGATGTTGCAGTTGGCAATCCGCACCTGCTGGCAGTCCACCAGGTCCAGTCCATCGTTATTTCGGCCTTTCGCATCGGCCCATCGCGGCTTTTCGATATCCTTATTTTCCCTGCTATCGACGGTAATGCCATCAATCAATACATTTTTACAGGATTGATACGATTGCACCCAGGATGCCGAGTTGTACAATTTCACGCGTAGGATCTTCACATTTTCGCAAGCCCTGAAATGGATGATACGTGGCCGGCCGCTGAATGAAGGCGACAGATACGGTTCTTTGATATCGTCGCCCCGGCCGTCGATCGTGCCGTAGCCCGTGATGGCAATGTTGACCGCATCCTCCGCGTAGATCAGCATTTTGTTGGTTACGAAATCACCGGTATAGGAAGGGTATTTGGACGAAATACTCGGAAAATCGTTCACATTGTCGCTGCCCAGGAGTGTCGCGCCAGCTTCTATATGCAGCGTCACATTGCTTTTGAGATAGATTGTCCCCGACAGAAATGTCCCGTTGTGGAGGTACACTCTCCCGCCGCCAGCCGCGTGGCATTTGTCAATCGCCGCCTGTATTGCTTTGGTATCCTTCGTTTTACCATCGCCTTTTGCACCGCTGTCGAATACATCCCATGTGCCGTTTCCGCGCTGTGCCGATACGGTTAGGGACAGAGACAACATGCCAAAAAGCAACAGAATCAATCGGTTCGTTTTCATACGCATTTTAAATCACTGATTTCTTTTCCATGATCAGCATCGGGTAATCGCGGAGGGGAAGTTTCCTGAAAACCTGGGCTTCGAGTTCGGTGCTCAGCTTATTTTTATCATAGAATTTCTCCTGATCGGTGAGTTCATAAATGGTGCCGTCGAGCGGATCTACCAATACGGCGTCCTCAAAACCATGGGCTTCCCAATCCCACAAAAAGACGTGTGCGGTTTTGCCAGGCGTGGTGTCTGCCGGCTTATCCATATTCCAGTACGCCAGCACTTTGCCTTTTGCAGTATTCAGGAGCGTGGAATTCAGGTTTGGCATCCCGCGCATTTCGCAGTTTTCCATGGCGCTGTATTCCTTTTTATCACCCGCTTTTTCTCCATCCAGAATGTAGATTGTTGCATTGGCCGGATTCACATCGCCATGGACGACGCTGCCCAGATTTTGCAAAACCTTGTAAGCCACTTTGGGTTCAATGTTCGGTTTTGTTCGCAAAATCCCTTTGTAATTCACCTTCCCCGAACCTTTGGGATAATCGTGCAGATCCACGACCAGAAACCATAACGTCATCGGAATGCCCAGCGAAACATCGGTAAGCAGCCTTCTCAGCATGATTTTAGCCTGGATGTTCTCGCTATATGGTCCCTCGCCCGGGTAGCCTGTGCTATTGGGTTGTGAAGAAAAACCGTTTTCACCCTGCCAGATCTTCACTTTCGGATTATGCTGCTTCACCAGCCTGGTGACCGCAATGATCTTGTCATTATAGCTTTCAGGCGCGGAAGTGTAGGGATGAAAGGAGAAAATATCGATCTCTTCGGCCAAACCTGCATTGAATAATCCTTTGATAAAAACGATCGGAAGACGCGAAACCACGCCACCCACGATCACCGAACCCGGACAATTCTTGCGGATCAATGGCGCCGTTTCCTTCACAAGACCCACGTATTTTTTAGGATCGACTTTACCGCCCTGCCAGAAACCGCCGAGGTTCGGTTCGTTCCAGATCTCGTAATATTGCACCCTGCCGTGGTAGCGTTTGGCAAGGGCAGTTACAAATGCCTTGAATGCTTTCAAAGCCTCGGGTTTGTCCATCGGATGGAAACCCATTTCGCCTTCGGTATAAAATTTATTTCCGTACCCTACATTAAAAAACGGCTGAATGCCGCGACTGATCAGCCCGTCGACACTTTCGTCGAGCCACTTCCAGTCGTATTTTCCCTTTTCCTTTTCGACCCGGTTCCAGCCGGTTTGCAGCCGCGCCCATTTCACAGGCAGGTCGGTCAGGAACGGATATACTTCTTTTGGGTCCCAGAGTTCGCGGTCGAGCGTTTCGCAGCCAATACCAAACGGGGACGATTTAATATCTTTTGGTTGTACAAGCTTGATGCTGCCTATTTTGTTGAGGGCAAAAACGGGCTGTACATCCGGCTCAATCTGCGGCAATTCGTTTTCTGTATCCAAAACACTTCCCGTCAGCGGGGCGAGTGTTAATGCTTTCAAAAATGTCCTCCTGTTGCTTTCCATACTATTTTTCAATGGGTTTAGAGATTCAATGGCTCGTTGAACACATTGCATACGTGCAAGGAATGCGAGTTGAAATGGTAGTTTCCTTCATAGCCGGTATCGCCTAGAAAATGGCTGATCAATGCAATGGAAAGCGGGTAAAACCACGATCCGAGCATGATATGCGTTCTTTGCGGGTCTTCGTCACGGAGCTCGGCGGTGGCGTTGGTACCGCCTTCTTTCCAGATCCAGTGCGGGCGCGGCACCCAGTCGGCAGGCTTGCTGTCAATGCGGTGTAAAAGCCAGCCGTTTCCTGCCGGATCTTCATGCTTTAAAGCATGTTCCAGGTAAAGTCGCGCTGCGGCGATCAGGTCGTCGCGGCGGTAATCGGTCAGTTCGGCGAGGTTGGCGATCATGTATGCGCCGTCGAAATCCGGGCAGTCGGAGCCGCCCGGCCAGTAGGAACCGTCGGGTAACTGGCAAGCCAGTGTGGAATCCACATTGCGTTCCACAGCCCGCAGCGGCCAGCCCTGGGCGAAATAAATGGGGGTTACGTGAATGGTACCAAACAATCCATTCGGCAGATCGGCGCCAAATTGTGTTCCCCAGAAACCGGTGTTTTCATCAAGCAATTCTTCCAATGCGGGGTACATGCCTTCTTCCAAAACTTTATCGACCTCGGAAATCCCAAACCAGTCGCGCGCGGCAACTAATGCCGTGGCAGCCGCCAGTACCTGATTTCCCGCAGCCCAGGAATTGCTCCAATCGTAATGTTTGACCCATTTATAAAGCTTTTCAGCATCCAGCAACGGTTCGAGGAATGCGAATTCTTTCTCGGGCTTCACGCCCAAAACGCGCATCGCCCAGATATTCCCGCGGGTGTAATGCCATACAGGCTCCATTTCTTCCAATGTGCGGAACCGGGTTTTATCTTCTTTTTTGCTCGAAAAATAGCCCTGATCCGTTTGCCGGTCCTGAAACTGCTGCGCCCAGATCGCCTTTTCTTCATCTGAGAATTTTGGTAGTTCCCCAAATAAATCCAGGATGTGCGCTGCATGGTAAGAGCCATAAAAGCTTTCGCCATCGCCTTTTTCTTTTCGATAAATGCCAGGCGTATCGCCGATTTTCATCGCATTCACAAAATTCAGGGAAGTCTGTTTGATCCTCTCGAAGCCAGGCGTGTTGATATCAGTCATTTTTAATGGGTTTAAGAACTTTACATTGCTTTGGCGATCTGGATCAGGGATTTCTCCGCGATCAGGATCGGCGAGTCGTACATCGGAATTTTGGTGAAATGAACGTTGCTGCCCTCCTTTTTCCAGTTGGATTTCGGAATCTCGTGCACGCTTCCCGAGGCCAGGTCCACCCAGACCGGGTTTTCAAAACTCCCGTTATCAAAAGACAGATCACAAAGTGTTTTATCATTCACATTGGAAGGAATGCTATCAGAAAACCAGGCGGTTACAATCTGACTTTGCTTTCCTTTGCCGGCATACCCATAAAGTGACACTTTCCTGTCGTGGTGATTTTGAATGGCAAACGGATACTTTTCCAATCGTGTGAGGCGGTCGTCGAAAACGGAGGTTACATTCTGAAATGCGTAGTAAGCTGGTTTTGCATAGGCCACCGTTTTGTCGTCATTGGCTTTCAGCAAACCTTTGTGGTTCCACTCCTGTGGATAGCGGGCGTCCATGATCGTGAAAAGGCACGATTCCTTGTCATTTCCCAGATCGGTAAGCAGCCTGCGCAAAATGTGTTTCGACTGCATTTGCTCGCTCCAGTGATATTTGTTCAGCGCAAAGTTGTCGTTCCATTCCGACGGGCATCCGCCCTCACCTTGTCTGATCCTGATCTTGGGGTTATATTTTTTCACCACCGCTTCCAGCTCGATTTCTGTGCCGCGGTCTTCGGGTATTTTGATGTGCCTGTGATGGCTGATCTCGTCGATCAAATGGATTTTGTTTTGTTGCTGCACAATCGCCAGCACTTTGTCGGCATACTCGTAATCCACTTTGCTGCCCATTGCAAATGCAATGATGTTGTCTTTCGGCTGCACTTTGCGGATGATTTCTGCGGATAGTACCAGCAACTTTGCATACCCTTCGGGCGACACTTTATAGTTAGGCTCGTTCCACACTTCCCAGTCGTCGACTACCTTGCCATATCTGGACACAATGGCGTTTACAAATTTGCCCCAGCCTTCCAAAGCCTCGTCCGACTGCGGAACGGCGCCCATTAAAGTAGTCCCGCCGCCACCGGAATAAAGTGTGTTTCCGTAAGACAGGTTGATCCAGGGTTTTACACCTTGTTTCACCATATCATACACGATCTCATCGAGCCAGGCCCAATCGTAACTGCCTTTTGTTTTCTCTACTTTCGCCCAGCCAGACTGTATCCTTGCCTTTTTCGCACCCAATTTTCCCAGATATTCTTTCCAGTTGGCATAAATCGTGAAATCCCGGTCCATCATCTCGGCACCTACCGACCAGTTGGACGATTTGATATCCAGCGCATGCTTCGGCTCCACCTTTCCCAGGTACTTAAAATCCGGCGTATCAATGGAAGAAGTGAGTAATGTAAATGTCGATTTTTCAGTGATCAATACGGGATAATCGGGCACTGGAATGCCGCTGAATGTAAAAGCAGCGCCTTCCTTTTTCCAGTTTGCTTTGGGGATCTCATACACTTTTCCAGAGATAAGATCTACGTAAACCGGCTCCTTGAACGCGCCATTCACGGTAATTTTGCTGCTTTTTGGGGTGTAGGTTTCTGCCGGGCGCGCCTCGTTGCACCACATGGTCACAGCCATTTTGCCGCTTCCTTTTTGTTTATAGGCAAATACAGACTGGTTTTCTTGATCTGTTTTCGGAATCTGAGTCGTCAATGCCTCCATTTCGGAATCGAAGATTGAGAACACATGCTGCGCGGCTTTGTAGGCCAGCTTGGGACGTTCAATGGTTTTATCCGGATTGGTTTTCAAAATCCCTTTCGTATTCACACCCGTCATGTGGTCGCCCGCTGCATAATGGATATCGCTGATCGTGAACAGGTTGGTGGCAATGCCGCGTCCGTGGTCGCCCAGCATCCGGCGCAGGTCCCATTTGGCCTGGCTCAATTCCGTCCAGTCGTATTGCCTCAATGCGCCGATCGTTACATTACTGGGAGTTGATGGCGCGCCGTTTTCGCCCTGCATGAAACCAATTTTGGTACTATACCCGGCCACGAAGGTTCGCATTTCCTCAATCTTGGGATACGAGGTATCCGGGTTCGGCGCATACCCGTGGTAGGTAATGACATCGATCAGATCAAGCGCGTTTTTAGCTTTTATTTTTTCCAGAAAAGGTCTGAGAAATTCCAGCCTGGGCACACCCGCAATACCCATCGCAAGAAACTTTGCATTAGGCTGCTGCGACCGGACCACGTTTGCGGTACGTATATAGAAATCAGCGAATTCATCTCCGGTATTTTTGGGATTAATGTCCGGCTCATTCCAGATCTCCCATTCGGTTACCTGTCCTTTGTAACGGTTCACGATCGCTTTTACCCATTTGTCCCAGGCTTCCAATGCCTCTGGTGACGTGGGAATGCGACCGGCGAGTTTAGGTTCGCCGCCACCTTCGTAGATCGGATTTCCATAGGAAAGTTCTACCCAGGGATTCACACCGCGGCTATATGCATCGGGAATAACTGCATCCAGCCAGGCAAAGTCGTACTTCCCTTTCACTTTTTCGCATTTGGCCCAGCCACCTTGCAGCCTGATCCGTTTGGCGCCCAACGCGTCGAGGTATTTTTTATAGGATTGATAATCGGTGTAGTCGCGGTCCATGGTTTCGCCCCCGATCGACCAGCTCGAAGCTTTGATCTCTTTGGCCGAACGTGTCTTGACCGACCCGATTTCCTTAAAATTTTGTGGCCCAGCTGGAAGCCCCGCTGGAAGCCCGGCAGGTGACTGCGCGAACGCCGCGGTACCCATGCAATTGGCTAATAGCAGGCCGGCGACCCAGTGGCTCAAATTTTGAAAACGACTTTTTTTCATCATAATGGATTTAGGTGGTTCAATTCATTTCAAAAGTTTATAAACCTTTTCAGTGGCGTCTTTACAAGCATTGATATTCATTTTCTTATCACCCCGGTACCAGTTTGCCCATTTGTCCGACTTTACATTCATCGCCTTTCCTTCATTGATCCCGTCAATGGACTTAACCGCCAGTTGCAGGTGATTTTTGCATTGATCCGGCTGCCCTTCATGCATTGCTTTTTTGGCGAGAAGTACCTGTTTCAGCCATTCTTCCAGACCGAGCATTATGCGGGTTTGGGAAATCAGGTTGGTTTCGAAAAAAGTCTTTTGCAGCGTTTCCAGCTTCGCCAGCACGTTTAGCGATTCGGTCAATGCATTTTGATGGGCTTGCTGTTGTTTCTGGACCTTTTCAAGCAGTTCGTTTTCGTCGCGCGGCTGCGGGTGCGCGTCGCTCAACGAGGTTTTTCCCCAGTCAGATTCGGTCGATGCTTGCTTTGCTTTTAATTCGGCGGCTTGGTATGCCTCCGGATCGCTGATTTGCTGCGAGAGTTTCTTCAAGTAATTCAGGGCAAAATTGCGGGTCTGCCCGTCGAGGAGCATGGCCACCCTTTGCTTGTCGTGCACGACAAAAGACTCAAAATACAGATCGTATGCTTTTTTGGCGGCAGCTGCATGCTGACCATACTGAACGCCCGTCCATTCCTTCATAAAAACCTGAGGATCATACGATTCTAAATTATAAAGCATATGCGCCGAAGAAGCCAGACCGAGCTGAAACTCGCGGATATTCGAGACATTCATGATCGCATATGCATTGCTTTTCATTTTTTGTACTTCCTGAAAAACCTGGTAGGTATGCTGCGGCGAAATGCCCTGGGCGATGTGCGGGCCTGCTCCCCAGAGCTGGTGGTGGTAGTACACGCCGTACGTATTGTTGTTCGTCCGCGGGGTTTGATAGAAATCGTTTTGCCATTTCCAGCCGGGACTGTTGTCGGAAAATACGATGGTTACTTTTTCAGGAATTTTCAAATGCCCGGCCTGGTTCAAAGTCGAGCCTTCGGCCCATAATGTGGTTGTAATGGGCGGGTTTGGACGTTTGTCAACTTCTTTGATGATTTCCATTTGTGTCGCCATGGCGTCGGAGATCAGTTTTCCCCGGTCCGCATCCGATTGAGGCACACCGGGATCCGCCATCCACATCGGACGATCGGCGATGCCGCGCAAACCGATCTGCCAGATTACATTCGGATATTTCGCCCATTCTTTGGCATACACCTGCCACACTTCTGTGAGTTTTTCCCGGCTGCTGTAAAAAGAAAACAGCGGTTTCTCGTTCGTTTTTTCCTTCCAATAATTAAAAAAAGTAAATGCACTCACACCCATCGGCTCCACATGGTGCATGGAAATAAACACGCCGCGTTTCGCAGCCTCCTTCACCAATGCAGCCTCGGCAGGATTTCGGATGTCGATAAAGCTGGCCGGAATAATGAGGTTCAGGCGCTGGCGTACCAGTGATTCTACGACTTTGCTCATCAATGCAGGGTTCACCACCTGACCATAGTACGGATAGTCAATATTCCGTTTGCCGCCGCTTTCGTAAAATTCGGTCAGCAGATCTTCGTCATTGATAAACCAGCCCCGGTATTGGAAAGATGGACTTTTCTGGCTGATCTGAACCCTTTCCCATTGAAGTGCCGACTTCTTTTCCGGTAGCTTATCCGACCAGAAATACAGCGGATCGACTTTAAGATATTCCTCAATGAAATGATAGATCCCAAACATGGTTGCCCGCTCGTCGCTCCCATTGATCGCCAGGCTGCCGCCATTGGATTTCACTTCATACACCTCCCATTTTCCTTTGAGGGAGGCTGCATTACTATTGTATTTTTTAATCTGCGAATCCGATAAACCTACGGTTCCGACATGGATTTTCGAACCGGAAACCTTACCGTCATCTTTGGAAACGACCCGTAACTTTTTCCCGTTGATTTGCGCTACATCATGCACCAGGTCATTCACAGCCAGCCGAACGCATTCAGGCTCTGTTTCAGGCAAAATGATCGTAGCCTGATTTTGCTCACTAACCAGCGTAAAAGGCTGCTTTGCCTTACTTTGCGCAAAAGAGGTATAAGCCGAAATAAGGAAAAAAATGATCGCTGAATATCTCATAAGTTTCTGTTCAGTACTGTATTGAACTGCTATTTTCTATCTGAAAAGCCTCGCCGTTTTGATGCTTTATTGCCATATTCCGGAAATCGATAAACTGGGAATTGCTGCAAAAGACGCCGTTTTTAGAATTGATTTTAATGTTGTCGAACGTGATGTGATGCAGGTAATTCCCCGGCAGGCCACGAAGGCTAATTGCTGTTTTCGCGCCATCGCATTCCATGTTTTTGATGTTGAAATTCCTGAAAACGGGCGCATTTGCCAGCGGGGCAGAGCCTTTGCCATAGTTCATATTTTTTTCGATGGGTTCGCTGTCGTAAGTCAGGTCAAAGACGATCGCTTCGCCTTTGATCTTCGTCATGGTAATATTTCTGGCCCACACATTCTCCACAACTCCGCCTCTGCCAACCCTGGATTTGAACCTCAACCCGCGGTCTGTACCGGCGAAATGACAATCCTCGACCAGCACGTTTTTCACTCCCGCCGACATTTCACTGCCGATTACAAATCCTCCATGTCCGGCTTTGGTGCTGCAACGGCGTACCACTACATTTTCACACGGTCTGCCTATTTTCCAGGCTTCTTCGTCGCGGCCGGATTTGAGGCAAATATTGTCGTCGCCGACATCGATATCGCAATCTTCAATGAGCACATTTTTACAGCCGTCCGGGTCAATACCATCGTTATTTGGCCCGTGCGCCCTGATCTTGATTTTCCAGATGATGATATTTTCAGAAAAAACGGGATGCACATTCCACGAAGGCCCATCGACAACCGTAATGTCTTCCAAAAGGATATTTTTACATTCCAAAAATTGAATAAATGGCGGGCGAACGCCTGCTTTTTCAGTACCAAATACCCGCTGCTCGATCGGCACACCAGCTTTTCCCATTTGAAATAACTGCGTCATTCCGGGCTGCTTACTTTTCCACGGCCACCAAACCTGACCCTGTCCATTCAAAGTACCTTTGCCCGTCACCGCGATGTTTTCGCAATCTTTGGCATACACAAAAGGCGAGTAATTGTAACAAAAGAACCCACCGCGCTGGATCAGCACTACCGGAAGGTAATCCGCGAATTTCTGACTGAAACGAAGTTCTGCCCCTTCTTCCAGATGCAGGTTAACATTGCTTTTCAAATGGACGGCACCCGTGAGCCAAATACCTTTCGGAACGATTACCGAACCGCCGCCAGCCGCATTACAAGCCACAATCGCTTTCCGGATCGCCTCGGAATTCAAAGTGATGCCCCCTTCTTTCGCCCTGTATTTCCGGATATCGAACTTCTCTTTCCGGAATACGGGCGCTTTCATCTCCGGGAATGGAAACGGCACGGCAGATGGAGTGTTTTGGGCAAACACTGCTCCGGATGCTACCAGCATCATGAAGAGTAAGTAAAAGGCGAAATCTTTCAAATTCATCGTTTAATGCGTATTGGAAGGAATAAGCCCCCGGTTAGTAAGCCATATTTCCAGCTGCGACATCCATGAATGCTTCACCTCCGGATTGATCCCGAAACCGTGCGTTTTCTCTTCATAGATATGCAGCTCAGTGGGTACCTTTTGTTTTTTTAATGCCTGATAAAACAGCATACTGTTCTGGAATGAAACCGTGGGATCGTCGCCGGCGTGGACGAGAAAAGTGGGCGGCGTTTGGGCGTCGACACTTTCTTCTGGTGAAAATTCCCTGATCTGTGCCTCCGTGGCATTACTTCCCAACAAGTTCTGAACCGAGCCTTTATGCGCGTCGCTTCCATTGAAAGTGATCACGGGCCAGGCCAAAACCGCAAAATCAGGTCGCAAATTCGCGGTGTCTTTTCCTGTCTCATAGGCTTTGTTCCAATGCGTGGCCGCCATCGCCGCCAGGTGTCCCCCAGCCGAGGAACCCCAGACGCCAATGCGGCTCAACTTCCATTCAGCCGCCATTTTGCGAACCACCCTGAAAGCCTGCTGGATATCCTGCATCGCCCCAACCGACTTGTCGACCATCAAACTGTCGGCAGGAAGGCGATAGGTCAGTACAAAAGCGGTGATACCCATTTTATTTAACCGTTGAGCAATGAACCTTACATTTTCAATATTCAGGTTGCGGTAGCCGCCACCCGGGCAAATAATAATTCCGGTTCCATTGGCCGCAGCCGGACGAAATACGATCAGTCGCGGCGCAATCACTTTTGACAATGCTGTCAGTTGCCCGGCAGCATTAAAAGTCCTCTTTTCAGGCTGGGTGGCTGGTATCGAATTAGGCACTTTCGATGCATAAAGCGGTATCTCAATTTCAGTCTGCGCCACACAAACCCCATTCATCCAAAAACAACCAATGACGACCACTGACCATAAATGACATCTATTCACCAAAAGCCGCCTTTCCCTAGTACCCGGGATTTTGTTCCAGTTTCGCATCCTTGTTTGCTTCAATTTCCGAGTACGGAATGGGGAACAAGATATTATGGTCGTTGATATTGCCTTTGTTCAATGGATTATACCTCCGTACCCGCTCCACCAGCTTACCCATCCTAACCAATACCAACCGGCGGTTTTCCTCGAAAGTCAGTTCGCGGGCCCGCTCGTCCAGGATATATTCCAGGCTTACCTGCGCTGGCAATACCGGTGTCGCATTCGATCTCACACGGACTACATTGAGGTCAGCTGCCGCCTTTGCCAGGTCACCTTTCATCAAGTAAGCCTCTGCCCGCAGAAAGTAGGTTTCCGGAAGCCGGATCAGGTACATATCGCGATACGTCGCGCCAGCGGTTGCTTTGAGCGTCATCGCAATCGGATCTTCCATCAATCCCGGAGGATGCTGGCCCGGCGTGGTCACCTTGGAAGGATACGGATACCAGCGCCAGCTTTGCTGTACCCACTGAGAGGTGGGGAAATCTATCATGCTTTTTCCAAAGTATTCAGATGCCGGATTGGTATAAATGAAATCACGCACGATGTTGAATGGAGAAGTCCGGATGTCCGTCGATTTAATGATGCGGTTATCGGCTTTCGGGTCCAGGCCCCAGATATCGTACAAATAGTAATCGGTGGGCTGCACAAATGACGCGCCTCTCCCGCCGACATTGAGCGTGGAGGCCGGCAGGTTATCCAGTACCACCGCTGCACCTTTTGGATCTTTGAGCGTAAATGCAACCGGCGC
This Dyadobacter sp. UC 10 DNA region includes the following protein-coding sequences:
- a CDS encoding GH39 family glycosyl hydrolase; the protein is MMKKSRFQNLSHWVAGLLLANCMGTAAFAQSPAGLPAGLPAGPQNFKEIGSVKTRSAKEIKASSWSIGGETMDRDYTDYQSYKKYLDALGAKRIRLQGGWAKCEKVKGKYDFAWLDAVIPDAYSRGVNPWVELSYGNPIYEGGGEPKLAGRIPTSPEALEAWDKWVKAIVNRYKGQVTEWEIWNEPDINPKNTGDEFADFYIRTANVVRSQQPNAKFLAMGIAGVPRLEFLRPFLEKIKAKNALDLIDVITYHGYAPNPDTSYPKIEEMRTFVAGYSTKIGFMQGENGAPSTPSNVTIGALRQYDWTELSQAKWDLRRMLGDHGRGIATNLFTISDIHYAAGDHMTGVNTKGILKTNPDKTIERPKLAYKAAQHVFSIFDSEMEALTTQIPKTDQENQSVFAYKQKGSGKMAVTMWCNEARPAETYTPKSSKITVNGAFKEPVYVDLISGKVYEIPKANWKKEGAAFTFSGIPVPDYPVLITEKSTFTLLTSSIDTPDFKYLGKVEPKHALDIKSSNWSVGAEMMDRDFTIYANWKEYLGKLGAKKARIQSGWAKVEKTKGSYDWAWLDEIVYDMVKQGVKPWINLSYGNTLYSGGGGTTLMGAVPQSDEALEGWGKFVNAIVSRYGKVVDDWEVWNEPNYKVSPEGYAKLLVLSAEIIRKVQPKDNIIAFAMGSKVDYEYADKVLAIVQQQNKIHLIDEISHHRHIKIPEDRGTEIELEAVVKKYNPKIRIRQGEGGCPSEWNDNFALNKYHWSEQMQSKHILRRLLTDLGNDKESCLFTIMDARYPQEWNHKGLLKANDDKTVAYAKPAYYAFQNVTSVFDDRLTRLEKYPFAIQNHHDRKVSLYGYAGKGKQSQIVTAWFSDSIPSNVNDKTLCDLSFDNGSFENPVWVDLASGSVHEIPKSNWKKEGSNVHFTKIPMYDSPILIAEKSLIQIAKAM
- a CDS encoding glycosyl hydrolase 115 family protein is translated as MRYSAIIFFLISAYTSFAQSKAKQPFTLVSEQNQATIILPETEPECVRLAVNDLVHDVAQINGKKLRVVSKDDGKVSGSKIHVGTVGLSDSQIKKYNSNAASLKGKWEVYEVKSNGGSLAINGSDERATMFGIYHFIEEYLKVDPLYFWSDKLPEKKSALQWERVQISQKSPSFQYRGWFINDEDLLTEFYESGGKRNIDYPYYGQVVNPALMSKVVESLVRQRLNLIIPASFIDIRNPAEAALVKEAAKRGVFISMHHVEPMGVSAFTFFNYWKEKTNEKPLFSFYSSREKLTEVWQVYAKEWAKYPNVIWQIGLRGIADRPMWMADPGVPQSDADRGKLISDAMATQMEIIKEVDKRPNPPITTTLWAEGSTLNQAGHLKIPEKVTIVFSDNSPGWKWQNDFYQTPRTNNNTYGVYYHHQLWGAGPHIAQGISPQHTYQVFQEVQKMKSNAYAIMNVSNIREFQLGLASSAHMLYNLESYDPQVFMKEWTGVQYGQHAAAAKKAYDLYFESFVVHDKQRVAMLLDGQTRNFALNYLKKLSQQISDPEAYQAAELKAKQASTESDWGKTSLSDAHPQPRDENELLEKVQKQQQAHQNALTESLNVLAKLETLQKTFFETNLISQTRIMLGLEEWLKQVLLAKKAMHEGQPDQCKNHLQLAVKSIDGINEGKAMNVKSDKWANWYRGDKKMNINACKDATEKVYKLLK
- a CDS encoding alpha/beta hydrolase, which translates into the protein MAQTEIEIPLYASKVPNSIPATQPEKRTFNAAGQLTALSKVIAPRLIVFRPAAANGTGIIICPGGGYRNLNIENVRFIAQRLNKMGITAFVLTYRLPADSLMVDKSVGAMQDIQQAFRVVRKMAAEWKLSRIGVWGSSAGGHLAAMAATHWNKAYETGKDTANLRPDFAVLAWPVITFNGSDAHKGSVQNLLGSNATEAQIREFSPEESVDAQTPPTFLVHAGDDPTVSFQNSMLFYQALKKQKVPTELHIYEEKTHGFGINPEVKHSWMSQLEIWLTNRGLIPSNTH
- a CDS encoding glycoside hydrolase family 28 protein, with the protein product MKTNRLILLLFGMLSLSLTVSAQRGNGTWDVFDSGAKGDGKTKDTKAIQAAIDKCHAAGGGRVYLHNGTFLSGTIYLKSNVTLHIEAGATLLGSDNVNDFPSISSKYPSYTGDFVTNKMLIYAEDAVNIAITGYGTIDGRGDDIKEPYLSPSFSGRPRIIHFRACENVKILRVKLYNSASWVQSYQSCKNVLIDGITVDSRENKDIEKPRWADAKGRNNDGLDLVDCQQVRIANCNISSGDDAICLKSFSPDEACRDITITNCIVSSNASGIKIGTETSGTMEDITVSNCVVYDTRVDAISMMTADGATVQRITFSGITMRNIKGGAIFVRLNKRNRPYRKNAKINEPVLKDILIENIQGTRISADYSSSISGIPDAFVENITLRNINLTFEGGMKAADADRQIPEQEKGYPNGLTFGRLPAYGFFIRHAKNVFMDNIQLRFLKEDQRPAIVCEDVEGLEITKLKAQRTAQTPVLVRKVNVREKNDDNDSGIK
- a CDS encoding GH39 family glycosyl hydrolase, with product MESNRRTFLKALTLAPLTGSVLDTENELPQIEPDVQPVFALNKIGSIKLVQPKDIKSSPFGIGCETLDRELWDPKEVYPFLTDLPVKWARLQTGWNRVEKEKGKYDWKWLDESVDGLISRGIQPFFNVGYGNKFYTEGEMGFHPMDKPEALKAFKAFVTALAKRYHGRVQYYEIWNEPNLGGFWQGGKVDPKKYVGLVKETAPLIRKNCPGSVIVGGVVSRLPIVFIKGLFNAGLAEEIDIFSFHPYTSAPESYNDKIIAVTRLVKQHNPKVKIWQGENGFSSQPNSTGYPGEGPYSENIQAKIMLRRLLTDVSLGIPMTLWFLVVDLHDYPKGSGKVNYKGILRTKPNIEPKVAYKVLQNLGSVVHGDVNPANATIYILDGEKAGDKKEYSAMENCEMRGMPNLNSTLLNTAKGKVLAYWNMDKPADTTPGKTAHVFLWDWEAHGFEDAVLVDPLDGTIYELTDQEKFYDKNKLSTELEAQVFRKLPLRDYPMLIMEKKSVI
- a CDS encoding glycoside hydrolase family 28 protein; this translates as MNLKDFAFYLLFMMLVASGAVFAQNTPSAVPFPFPEMKAPVFRKEKFDIRKYRAKEGGITLNSEAIRKAIVACNAAGGGSVIVPKGIWLTGAVHLKSNVNLHLEEGAELRFSQKFADYLPVVLIQRGGFFCYNYSPFVYAKDCENIAVTGKGTLNGQGQVWWPWKSKQPGMTQLFQMGKAGVPIEQRVFGTEKAGVRPPFIQFLECKNILLEDITVVDGPSWNVHPVFSENIIIWKIKIRAHGPNNDGIDPDGCKNVLIEDCDIDVGDDNICLKSGRDEEAWKIGRPCENVVVRRCSTKAGHGGFVIGSEMSAGVKNVLVEDCHFAGTDRGLRFKSRVGRGGVVENVWARNITMTKIKGEAIVFDLTYDSEPIEKNMNYGKGSAPLANAPVFRNFNIKNMECDGAKTAISLRGLPGNYLHHITFDNIKINSKNGVFCSNSQFIDFRNMAIKHQNGEAFQIENSSSIQY